Proteins from one Blattabacterium cuenoti genomic window:
- a CDS encoding DNA translocase FtsK 4TM domain-containing protein encodes MYKNFLNTKKKRKNQKKTPKIFLGFFLLMSSLFLLLSFFSFLFHWENDQSQLSKFFDKEIIAENLLGKIGAFISHVFIFCGIGISALFIPIILFITGFKIFFQKKLFNNFYKSTIYKFIFFSIWLPITFYIIVPYQGIFSGVIGFEIGKLLIHLFGKIGSYILLFTNIIFYFIIIFRITNTNEMQKKIQYYEEIDILKFFHLFINIKNIINKLFKLNKIKNNQCHLNNKKNKNILYSIFSSKNSKKNCSSYSISNNNNNLDIDSNKKKIIQVLNYYKIEIYQIKSIIGPTFSLYEIYPKVGTRISKIKNLKNEIALNLSAISIRIIAPIPGKGSIGIEIPNYNRHTVYMKDIIFSEESKKKSYQMELPIILGKNVFNKIFIIDLVKMPHLLIAGSTGQGKSVILNIIIIFLLYKKNPENIKFVLIDPKKVELSIYRKISKSYFATIPNSIEPIITDLHKIKNILNSLCKEMDNRYAILEKNKVRNIQEYNNIKHNKKYHLPYIILIIDEFADLIFSFRQNKQIETYITRLAQIARAVGIHLIIATQRPSVDVITGLIKSNFTARIAFRVSSKIDSRTILDCTGAEKLIGKGDLLFSNKNELIRLQSPFIDLQDIKKIVNYYKYNDKKNEYFLLPKPD; translated from the coding sequence ATGTATAAAAATTTTTTAAATACTAAAAAAAAAAGAAAAAATCAAAAAAAAACTCCTAAAATATTTTTAGGATTTTTTTTATTGATGAGTAGCCTTTTTTTATTATTAAGTTTTTTTTCTTTTCTTTTTCATTGGGAAAATGATCAAAGCCAGTTATCAAAATTTTTTGATAAAGAAATTATAGCAGAAAACTTACTTGGAAAAATAGGAGCTTTTATCTCTCATGTTTTTATTTTCTGTGGAATAGGAATTAGTGCTTTATTTATTCCTATAATATTATTTATCACTGGTTTTAAAATTTTTTTTCAAAAAAAATTATTCAACAATTTTTATAAATCAACAATATATAAATTTATATTTTTTAGTATATGGTTACCAATAACTTTTTATATTATTGTTCCTTATCAAGGAATATTTAGTGGAGTTATTGGATTTGAAATAGGAAAATTATTGATACATTTATTTGGAAAAATAGGATCATATATACTTCTTTTTACAAATATTATTTTTTACTTTATCATTATTTTTCGTATTACAAATACAAATGAAATGCAAAAAAAAATACAATATTACGAAGAAATAGACATTTTAAAATTTTTTCATTTATTTATTAATATAAAAAACATTATTAATAAACTATTCAAATTAAATAAAATTAAAAATAATCAATGTCATTTGAATAATAAAAAAAATAAAAATATTCTATATTCTATTTTTTCTTCTAAGAATTCTAAAAAGAATTGTTCTTCCTATTCTATATCAAATAATAACAATAATCTAGATATAGATTCTAATAAAAAAAAAATAATACAAGTTCTTAATTATTATAAAATAGAAATATATCAAATTAAATCCATAATAGGACCTACTTTTAGTTTATATGAAATATATCCTAAGGTAGGAACAAGAATTTCAAAAATAAAAAATTTAAAAAATGAAATAGCCTTAAATTTATCTGCTATATCCATAAGAATTATAGCTCCCATTCCTGGAAAAGGATCTATTGGAATAGAAATTCCAAACTATAATCGTCATACTGTTTATATGAAAGACATTATTTTTTCAGAAGAAAGCAAAAAAAAAAGTTATCAAATGGAATTACCTATTATTTTAGGAAAAAATGTATTTAATAAAATTTTTATTATAGATTTGGTAAAAATGCCTCATTTACTAATAGCAGGATCAACTGGACAAGGAAAATCTGTTATATTAAATATTATTATTATTTTTTTATTATATAAAAAAAATCCAGAAAATATAAAATTTGTTTTAATTGATCCAAAAAAAGTAGAATTATCTATATATAGAAAAATTTCAAAATCTTATTTTGCTACTATTCCTAATTCTATAGAACCTATAATAACAGATTTACATAAAATAAAAAATATATTAAACTCTTTATGTAAAGAAATGGATAATAGATATGCTATTTTAGAAAAAAATAAAGTTAGAAATATTCAAGAATACAATAATATAAAACATAATAAAAAATATCATTTACCTTATATAATTTTAATTATTGATGAATTTGCTGATTTAATTTTTTCTTTTCGTCAAAATAAACAAATAGAAACATATATAACTCGGTTAGCACAAATTGCTCGTGCTGTAGGAATTCATTTAATTATAGCAACACAACGTCCATCAGTTGATGTAATTACCGGATTAATTAAATCAAATTTTACTGCAAGAATTGCATTTAGAGTAAGTTCTAAAATAGATTCTAGAACAATATTAGATTGTACGGGAGCAGAAAAATTAATAGGAAAAGGAGATCTACTATTTTCTAATAAAAATGAATTAATACGGTTACAATCTCCCTTCATCGATTTGCAAGATATTAAAAAAATAGTTAATTATTATAAATATAATGATAAAAAAAACGAATATTTTTTATTACCAAAACCAGATTAA
- a CDS encoding LptF/LptG family permease, with amino-acid sequence MIPIKKLDLYILRLFIAPFFIIFFTIFIVFMIQFFWSQIDELSGKNINILIIIKFIFYFGISIIPLVTPISLLLTSLITYGNFSETQELTAIKSSGISLFRIMKPILGFTCILSILLYLFSDLVIPKAKIKAKKLGYKISLTHPYFKLKEGIFVNLLPNFFIKIDNKSKNNQELHNVFIFFYDKNLLVNTILSKKGFFIINKDKYESIQFKLMNGILYSENKNEKKGQYSYQIVQFDTLIQNFKIPSYEDYEKIKNLDDYDSYDTKTLMKKIKFLKKEKNIYHLIKLQLELQKKFTFPVTCIIMFLIGAPLGAFIRKGGIGVPTIVALIIFIIYYTLLTITQNKVEKNEIDPWIGAWIPNCIFFPISIWMTYKTVMDDFYIF; translated from the coding sequence ATGATTCCAATCAAAAAACTTGATTTATATATTCTTCGTTTATTTATAGCTCCTTTTTTTATTATTTTTTTTACAATATTTATTGTTTTTATGATTCAATTTTTTTGGAGTCAAATCGATGAATTATCTGGTAAAAATATTAATATTTTAATAATTATAAAATTTATATTTTATTTTGGTATATCTATTATTCCATTAGTTACTCCTATATCATTATTATTAACTTCTCTCATAACATACGGTAATTTTTCAGAAACTCAAGAGTTAACTGCTATAAAATCTTCTGGAATATCTCTTTTTCGTATAATGAAACCTATTTTAGGTTTTACCTGTATTTTATCAATTTTATTATATTTATTTTCAGATTTAGTCATTCCAAAAGCAAAAATAAAAGCTAAAAAATTAGGATATAAAATTTCATTAACTCATCCATATTTTAAATTAAAAGAAGGAATTTTTGTAAATTTATTACCAAATTTTTTCATAAAAATAGACAATAAATCGAAAAATAATCAAGAACTACATAATGTATTTATTTTTTTTTATGATAAAAATTTATTAGTAAATACTATTCTTTCTAAGAAAGGATTCTTTATTATAAATAAAGATAAATATGAATCCATTCAATTTAAATTAATGAATGGTATTTTATATAGTGAAAATAAAAATGAAAAAAAAGGACAATATTCTTATCAAATTGTACAATTTGATACTTTAATTCAAAATTTTAAAATTCCTTCTTATGAAGATTATGAAAAAATAAAAAATTTAGATGATTATGACTCCTATGATACAAAAACTCTGATGAAAAAAATTAAATTTTTAAAAAAAGAAAAAAATATCTATCATTTAATAAAATTACAATTAGAATTGCAAAAAAAATTTACATTTCCAGTAACATGTATTATTATGTTTTTAATTGGAGCTCCATTAGGTGCTTTTATTAGAAAAGGAGGAATAGGGGTGCCTACTATTGTAGCATTAATTATATTTATTATTTACTATACTTTGCTAACTATAACTCAAAATAAAGTAGAAAAAAATGAAATAGATCCATGGATAGGAGCATGGATTCCTAATTGTATTTTTTTTCCAATAAGTATATGGATGACTTATAAAACTGTAATGGATGATTTTTATATTTTTTAA
- the ribB gene encoding 3,4-dihydroxy-2-butanone-4-phosphate synthase — MVFDSNKNLNNIEESIQDIKSGKIIIVVDDKNRENEGDFIVAAEKITPKIVNFLITHGRGLVCVSLTEEKCNQLELQMMVKNNTDPRKTAFTVSVDLRGYGVSTGISVSDRAKTIFALVNKVKPEEFNKPGHIFPLCAKKGGILERPGHTEAAIDITKMAGCKPGGVMVEILNKNGSMARLPQLIHIAKKFNMKIISIEDLIKYKIQNKN; from the coding sequence ATGGTTTTTGATTCAAATAAAAATTTGAATAATATTGAAGAATCCATTCAAGATATAAAAAGTGGAAAAATTATTATTGTAGTAGATGATAAAAATCGTGAAAATGAAGGAGATTTTATAGTAGCAGCTGAAAAAATAACTCCTAAAATTGTAAATTTTCTAATTACTCATGGAAGAGGACTCGTTTGTGTATCTCTAACAGAAGAAAAATGTAATCAATTAGAACTTCAAATGATGGTAAAAAATAACACAGACCCTAGAAAAACCGCTTTTACTGTATCCGTTGATTTACGAGGATATGGAGTTAGTACTGGTATTTCCGTTTCAGATAGAGCAAAAACTATTTTTGCATTAGTTAATAAAGTAAAACCAGAAGAATTTAATAAACCAGGTCATATATTTCCTCTTTGCGCAAAAAAAGGAGGTATCTTAGAAAGACCTGGTCATACAGAAGCAGCTATTGATATAACTAAAATGGCTGGATGTAAACCTGGAGGGGTTATGGTAGAAATTTTGAATAAAAATGGATCTATGGCACGTTTACCCCAGTTAATTCATATTGCTAAAAAATTTAATATGAAAATTATATCTATAGAAGATCTTATAAAATATAAAATCCAAAATAAAAATTAA
- the trxA gene encoding thioredoxin, protein MLQEINDDNFEKFVNKLYKDKPILVDFWAPWCAPCQSLSILLEDIFSEYNDKALIFKFNVDNNPKNSSKYGIRSIPTMIFFKNGEKKDIHIGIASKDEIRKKLDALIVQ, encoded by the coding sequence ATGTTACAAGAAATAAACGATGATAACTTTGAAAAGTTCGTTAATAAATTGTATAAAGATAAACCTATTTTAGTAGATTTTTGGGCTCCATGGTGTGCTCCATGTCAATCATTATCTATTTTATTAGAAGACATATTTTCTGAATATAATGATAAAGCATTAATTTTTAAATTCAACGTGGATAATAATCCAAAAAATTCTTCTAAATATGGAATACGTAGTATTCCTACTATGATTTTTTTTAAAAATGGAGAAAAAAAAGATATTCATATTGGAATTGCATCTAAAGATGAAATTAGAAAAAAATTAGATGCTTTAATTGTTCAATAA
- a CDS encoding M20 family metallo-hydrolase — MSIVNFLKILKKEAIKLLIQLINTPSISKQENKVSFIIENYLHKYGFHVKRKFNNIWTENNNFLKKKNIRTILLNSHHDTVKPGKNWITNPFYAKKKENKLIGLGSNDAGASVVSLISTFIYLSNLDKLPYRLILSITAEEEISGSLGIRSILSELGDIDLGIVGEPTKMQVAIAEKGLMILDCIAEGKTGHSARDIGINAIYKAIKDIEILKKLSFDKKSELLGPITLNITQIQGGIQHNVIPDFCSFVVDIRTNELYKNDELIDIIQNKIFSKIKLRSYYLNSSFINPMHPIVLKAKLMGRKTYGSPTLSDQSIMPFPTIKMGVGDSVRSHTPNEYIFISEVMEGIDIYICLLKDFYF, encoded by the coding sequence ATGTCCATAGTTAATTTTTTGAAAATTTTGAAAAAAGAAGCTATAAAACTTCTGATACAACTAATTAATACTCCTTCTATATCCAAACAAGAAAATAAAGTATCTTTTATTATAGAAAATTATCTTCATAAATATGGATTTCATGTTAAAAGAAAATTTAATAATATATGGACTGAAAATAATAATTTTTTGAAAAAAAAAAATATACGAACTATATTATTAAATTCTCATCATGATACGGTAAAACCAGGAAAAAATTGGATAACAAATCCTTTTTATGCTAAAAAAAAAGAAAATAAACTTATAGGATTAGGAAGTAATGATGCTGGAGCTTCCGTTGTTTCATTAATATCTACTTTTATATATTTAAGTAATTTAGATAAATTACCTTACAGATTAATTCTTTCAATTACTGCAGAAGAAGAAATATCCGGATCTTTAGGAATTAGATCCATTTTATCTGAATTAGGAGATATTGATTTAGGAATTGTAGGTGAACCAACAAAAATGCAAGTAGCTATTGCTGAAAAAGGGTTAATGATATTAGATTGCATAGCTGAAGGAAAAACAGGACATTCTGCAAGAGATATAGGTATTAATGCTATTTATAAAGCAATAAAAGATATAGAAATTTTAAAAAAGTTATCTTTTGATAAAAAATCAGAATTATTAGGTCCTATTACTTTAAATATTACTCAAATTCAAGGAGGAATCCAACATAATGTTATTCCTGATTTTTGTTCCTTTGTAGTAGATATAAGAACAAATGAGTTATATAAAAATGATGAATTAATTGATATTATACAAAATAAAATTTTTTCTAAAATAAAACTTCGTTCTTATTATTTAAATTCTTCTTTCATCAATCCTATGCATCCTATTGTTTTAAAAGCTAAATTAATGGGAAGAAAAACATATGGATCTCCTACCCTTTCTGACCAAAGCATTATGCCTTTTCCAACAATTAAAATGGGAGTTGGAGATAGTGTTCGTTCTCATACTCCTAATGAGTATATTTTTATTTCAGAAGTAATGGAAGGAATAGATATTTATATATGTTTGTTAAAAGATTTTTACTTTTAA
- the argB gene encoding acetylglutamate kinase: MKIHIVKIGGHLINDQNILNFSLKSFCQLKGNKILIHGGGKKADIISNKMGISQKIIEGRRITDKDTLDIVIMTYAGMINKNIVAILQSYNCNAFGLSGADGNCIQSNLRKNKKIDYGYVGDLNGKSINIRLIKFLLTNNIIPVFCSITHDGTGNLLNTNADTIATYMAISLSREKNSEIELHFCFEKKGVLRDIQDSKSYYKKINFNLFQKMKKNHSIKNGMIPKLENAFFALKNGVTKVSIGLPNYLNDMNNKTIICP, encoded by the coding sequence ATGAAAATACATATAGTAAAAATTGGAGGTCATTTAATTAATGACCAAAATATTCTTAATTTTTCTTTGAAATCTTTTTGTCAATTAAAAGGAAATAAAATATTGATTCATGGAGGAGGTAAAAAAGCAGATATTATTTCAAATAAAATGGGAATTTCTCAAAAAATTATAGAAGGAAGAAGAATTACAGATAAAGATACTTTGGATATAGTTATTATGACTTATGCAGGAATGATTAATAAAAATATTGTAGCTATATTACAATCTTATAATTGTAATGCTTTTGGTTTATCTGGTGCAGATGGAAATTGTATTCAATCGAATTTACGAAAAAATAAAAAAATTGATTATGGATATGTAGGGGATTTAAATGGTAAAAGTATTAATATACGTTTAATAAAATTTTTATTAACAAATAATATAATTCCTGTATTTTGTTCTATTACTCATGATGGAACAGGAAATTTATTAAATACAAATGCAGATACTATAGCAACTTATATGGCAATATCCTTATCTAGGGAAAAAAATTCTGAAATAGAATTACATTTTTGTTTTGAAAAAAAAGGAGTTTTACGAGATATACAAGATTCTAAATCTTATTATAAAAAAATAAATTTTAATTTATTTCAAAAAATGAAAAAAAATCATTCCATAAAAAATGGAATGATTCCTAAATTAGAAAATGCTTTTTTTGCATTAAAAAATGGAGTCACTAAGGTAAGCATAGGATTACCTAATTATTTAAATGATATGAACAATAAGACTATTATATGTCCATAG
- a CDS encoding N-acetylornithine carbamoyltransferase yields the protein MKKFFSVEDVTNVYDLIKEAIFLKKNPYKYKHIGKNKTIGLVFFNPSLRTRISCQKAAFHLGCNTWILNIHKDSWKIEINDGSVMKMTQEHLKEAISVMSIYCDILAVRTFPNLSDRDYDYKEVIFNKILNYSRVPVVNMESATLHPLQSLADVMTIAEFTSFFKKRCKVVLSWAPHIKPLPHSVANSFTQWISKIDKIDFIIACPEKYNLDEKFSNRVFTTHNQDVAFMNADFIYAKNWSSYLDYGKIVCKNYEWMITVNKMKLTNHAKFMHCLPVRRNIVVEDAVLDSKNSIVLQQAENRIFASQIIFLKILQSL from the coding sequence ATGAAAAAATTTTTTAGTGTAGAAGATGTTACAAATGTATATGATCTTATTAAAGAAGCTATTTTTTTAAAAAAGAATCCATATAAATATAAACATATTGGAAAAAATAAAACAATTGGATTAGTTTTTTTTAATCCTAGTTTACGAACAAGAATTAGTTGTCAGAAAGCCGCTTTTCATTTAGGATGTAATACTTGGATATTAAATATTCATAAAGATTCTTGGAAAATTGAAATAAATGATGGAAGTGTTATGAAAATGACACAAGAACATCTTAAAGAGGCTATTTCTGTTATGAGTATATATTGTGATATTCTTGCAGTTAGAACTTTTCCTAATTTATCAGATAGAGATTATGATTACAAAGAAGTAATTTTTAATAAAATATTGAATTATTCTAGAGTTCCAGTCGTAAATATGGAAAGTGCTACTTTGCATCCTTTGCAATCTTTAGCAGATGTAATGACTATTGCTGAGTTTACATCTTTTTTTAAAAAAAGATGTAAAGTTGTATTAAGTTGGGCTCCTCATATTAAACCATTACCTCATTCTGTAGCAAATTCTTTTACTCAATGGATATCCAAAATAGATAAAATTGATTTTATTATTGCGTGTCCTGAAAAATACAATCTTGACGAAAAATTTTCTAATAGAGTTTTTACTACACATAATCAAGATGTGGCATTTATGAATGCTGATTTTATTTATGCCAAAAATTGGAGTAGTTATTTAGATTATGGAAAAATTGTTTGTAAAAATTATGAATGGATGATTACTGTAAATAAAATGAAACTAACAAATCATGCTAAATTTATGCATTGTTTACCTGTTAGGAGAAATATTGTGGTGGAAGATGCTGTTTTAGATAGCAAAAATTCTATTGTATTGCAACAAGCAGAAAATAGAATTTTTGCTTCACAAATAATTTTTTTAAAAATTCTACAGTCTTTATAA
- the carB gene encoding carbamoyl-phosphate synthase (glutamine-hydrolyzing) large subunit, translating to MKIDKVLILGSGALKIGEAGEFDYSGTQALKALKEEGIYTILINPNIATVQTSKEIADKIYFLPLTLYFIKNVIDKEKPKGILLSFGGQTALNCGIQLFKEGIIEKYKIQVLGTPIKSIIHSEDRNLFRNRLTHINIKTAKSFVVHSIDDAIYYSLEIGFPIIIRSAYTLGGLGSGFAKNINDLKKIVNKAFSYSSQIVVEESLEGWKEVEYEIVRDKYDNCISVCNMENFDPIGIHTGESIVVAPSQTLTNSEYYTLRKVAIYIARNFNIIGECNVQFALNPNSEDYRVIEINARLSRSSALASKATGYPLAFVAAKLSLGYGLHELKNCVTKNTSAFFEPALDYVVCKIPRWDLNKFYGVSNRIGSSMKSVGEVMSIGGSFEEALQKGIRMLDIGKQGFINMNKKKIISHHLLKEFLKKPTDKRIFFLEKALEEGFSVKKIHDLTKIDPWFIYQLDNIFQTKKKIESFKNWSDIPYELLKKAKKEGFSDMQIAIIFLNKKNNQCKYKNIYHLEKKIRKYRKKNNIVPYVRQIDTLASEYPAYTNYLYLTYHAIQHDIIYEKDEKSVITLGSGVYRIGSSVEFDWCCVNALNTIKKESYRSIMINCNPETVSTDFDICDRLYFEELTLERVLDIIELEKPKGTIVSMGGQIPNNLVIKLYERKVKILGTSPISIDKVENRYKFSHAMDYLKIEQPRWKELSDLDTIYQFVKEVDFPILVRPSYVLSGADMNVLSNKEELHHYLNEKISISTEYPLIITEFIKDAKEIELDAVSQNGEILYYAISEHVEFAGVHSGDATLVYPPHNIYLSTLREIIDISKKISKYFNISGPFNIQFLSKNNKIKVIECNLRASRSFPFVSKVSHFNMIELATQVILGKTKNKITPNFLMTNFLGVKASQFSFSRLQDADPILGVDMASTGEVGCLGNTFDEALLKSMLSVGYTIPKKNILISGGPIRSKLDLLEVIKLLQKKGYILFATEGTNNFLSQNSIHSIRVHWPNVKKSLNVIELIKNKKFDLIINIPKNLSKSELDNDYAIRRSAIDFNIPILTNARLAKAFIQAFCNLSMEKLFIKDWNEYK from the coding sequence ATGAAAATAGATAAAGTACTTATCCTGGGATCAGGTGCATTAAAAATAGGAGAAGCTGGTGAATTTGATTATTCTGGAACACAAGCATTAAAAGCTCTTAAAGAGGAAGGAATTTATACTATATTGATTAATCCAAATATTGCAACAGTTCAAACTTCAAAAGAAATTGCTGATAAAATTTATTTTCTTCCTTTAACTTTATATTTTATTAAAAATGTTATAGATAAAGAAAAACCAAAAGGAATTTTATTGTCTTTTGGTGGACAAACTGCATTAAATTGTGGTATTCAGCTTTTTAAAGAAGGAATTATAGAAAAATATAAAATTCAAGTTTTAGGAACTCCTATTAAATCTATTATTCACAGTGAAGATAGAAATTTATTCAGGAATAGATTGACTCATATTAACATAAAAACAGCAAAAAGTTTTGTAGTTCATTCTATAGATGATGCTATATACTATTCTTTAGAAATAGGGTTTCCTATTATCATTAGATCTGCTTATACCCTTGGAGGGTTAGGAAGTGGTTTTGCAAAAAATATTAATGATTTAAAAAAAATAGTAAATAAGGCTTTTTCTTATTCTTCTCAAATTGTAGTAGAAGAATCTTTAGAAGGTTGGAAAGAGGTTGAGTATGAAATAGTTAGAGATAAATATGATAATTGTATTTCTGTTTGTAATATGGAAAATTTTGATCCTATAGGAATTCATACAGGAGAAAGTATTGTAGTTGCCCCATCACAAACTCTAACAAATTCGGAATATTATACTTTAAGAAAAGTAGCAATATATATTGCTAGAAATTTTAATATAATTGGGGAATGTAATGTTCAATTTGCATTAAATCCTAATTCAGAAGATTATCGTGTTATTGAAATTAATGCACGTCTTTCTCGTTCAAGTGCTCTTGCGTCGAAAGCAACTGGTTATCCTTTAGCTTTTGTAGCCGCAAAATTATCTTTAGGATATGGATTGCATGAATTAAAAAATTGTGTAACTAAAAATACTTCTGCTTTTTTTGAACCAGCATTAGATTATGTAGTATGTAAAATTCCTAGATGGGATCTTAATAAATTTTATGGTGTTTCTAATAGAATTGGAAGTAGTATGAAAAGTGTCGGTGAAGTAATGTCTATTGGAGGTTCTTTTGAGGAAGCATTACAAAAAGGAATTCGAATGTTAGATATAGGTAAACAAGGTTTTATCAATATGAATAAAAAAAAAATAATATCTCATCATCTTCTCAAAGAATTTCTTAAAAAACCTACCGATAAAAGAATATTCTTTTTAGAAAAAGCTTTAGAAGAAGGTTTTTCAGTAAAAAAAATACATGATTTAACGAAAATTGATCCATGGTTTATATATCAACTTGATAATATTTTTCAAACGAAAAAAAAGATAGAAAGTTTTAAAAATTGGAGTGATATTCCGTATGAATTGTTAAAAAAAGCGAAAAAAGAAGGTTTTTCTGATATGCAGATTGCTATTATTTTTTTAAATAAGAAAAATAATCAATGTAAATATAAAAATATTTATCATTTAGAAAAAAAAATAAGAAAATATAGAAAAAAAAATAATATAGTTCCATATGTACGACAAATTGATACTTTAGCTTCTGAATATCCAGCATATACAAATTATTTATATTTGACTTATCATGCTATTCAACATGATATTATTTATGAAAAAGATGAAAAATCTGTTATTACATTAGGATCTGGTGTTTATAGAATAGGAAGTAGTGTAGAATTTGATTGGTGTTGTGTTAATGCATTGAATACTATTAAAAAAGAATCTTATAGATCAATAATGATTAATTGTAATCCTGAAACTGTAAGTACTGATTTTGATATATGTGATCGATTATATTTTGAAGAACTTACTTTAGAACGTGTATTAGATATTATTGAATTGGAAAAACCAAAAGGAACAATTGTTTCCATGGGTGGTCAAATTCCTAATAATTTGGTTATAAAACTTTATGAAAGAAAAGTAAAAATTTTGGGAACATCTCCTATTTCTATAGACAAGGTAGAAAATAGATATAAGTTTTCTCATGCTATGGATTATTTAAAAATTGAACAACCTAGATGGAAAGAATTATCTGATTTGGATACTATTTATCAATTTGTAAAAGAAGTAGATTTTCCCATCTTAGTAAGACCTTCGTATGTTCTTTCAGGTGCTGATATGAATGTTCTTTCTAATAAAGAAGAATTACATCATTATCTTAATGAAAAAATATCTATATCTACAGAATATCCATTAATTATTACAGAATTTATTAAAGATGCAAAAGAAATTGAATTAGATGCTGTTTCTCAAAATGGAGAAATTTTATATTATGCTATATCGGAACATGTAGAGTTTGCTGGAGTCCATTCAGGAGATGCCACTTTGGTATATCCTCCACATAATATATATTTGTCAACATTGAGAGAAATTATTGATATATCTAAAAAAATATCCAAATATTTTAATATATCTGGTCCTTTTAATATTCAATTTCTATCTAAAAATAATAAAATAAAAGTAATTGAATGCAATTTGAGAGCTTCTCGAAGTTTTCCTTTTGTATCAAAAGTATCTCATTTTAATATGATTGAATTAGCTACTCAAGTTATTCTTGGAAAGACAAAAAATAAAATAACACCTAATTTTCTTATGACTAATTTTTTAGGAGTAAAAGCTTCTCAATTCTCTTTTTCTCGTTTACAAGATGCAGATCCTATTTTAGGGGTAGATATGGCTTCTACAGGAGAAGTAGGTTGTTTAGGAAATACGTTTGATGAAGCACTGTTAAAATCAATGCTTTCTGTTGGGTACACAATTCCAAAAAAAAATATATTGATATCTGGAGGCCCTATTAGATCAAAATTGGATCTTTTAGAAGTAATAAAACTATTACAGAAAAAAGGATATATATTATTTGCAACAGAAGGAACCAATAATTTTTTATCACAAAATAGTATTCACTCTATAAGAGTTCATTGGCCAAATGTAAAAAAATCTTTAAATGTTATTGAATTAATAAAAAATAAAAAATTTGATTTGATTATTAATATACCAAAAAATCTCAGTAAATCAGAATTGGATAATGATTATGCTATAAGACGTTCTGCTATTGATTTTAATATACCTATTTTAACTAATGCACGTTTAGCAAAAGCTTTTATACAAGCATTCTGTAATTTATCTATGGAAAAATTATTTATAAAAGATTGGAATGAATATAAATGA